The Marivirga salinae DNA window TTTTAGCCTGACTTTATTCAGTCAGGATTATAAATGGAGAACAGAAAGACTAGTCGAAAAATCTAAGGAAGCTCTTTACCAAAGAGATTGGGATGCGGCTGTTCAATACATGGATGATGCCATTGCTCTTGAACCTGAAAACCATCACCTTTATTTAGAAAAAGCCACCTTGTTTTATGGTATTAATGACTTGAATAAAGTGGTTACTTCATTGGAAAAAGCTTTTTCATTAGAAGAAAAATGGCCTGCCAAATATAATGATTACTATTTCATTTTAGGGAAAGAGTCATTCGATCGTGGTAATTATGCCCTAGCAAAAAAGCCACTTGAAATTTATCAGCGGAAAGGTTTTAAAGAGGACTACCTTAAAATGACTGATATAATTACTCAATCTATTGATTTTGCTTTAGAAGAGTTAGAAAAGGTACCAACCAATAATGAAGAAATTAAATCTATAGAATCAGATAAGATCTTTCGCAGTATTTATTTTCCATTTTTCACTCTCTACCCATCTGAATTTTTGTATTTCACAGGACAAAGAACCGGTAGTTTGGCTGAAGGTATTTATAGAGCTAAATTATCAGGTAATCAGTTTGAGAATGTGGAAGAAGTTCCAGTAATCAACACTAAAGAAAATGAGGGCGCAGCTGCAATTTCAGCAGATGGCAGAGTAATGGTTTTTACAAGCTGCAACAAACGCGATGGGTTTGGGAGTTGCGATTTATATATTTCCTATTACGAAGGAGATGAATGGCAGAAACCAGAGAATTTAGGTGTTAGTGTTAATTCAAATGCTTGGGAATCACAGCCTTTCCTTTCTTCAGATGGAAGGTTTTTGATATTTAGCTCCAATAGGAAAGGTGGATTTGGTAAAAGAGATCTTTATTATTCCAGAAAGGAGGGCGATGAATGGATGGAAGCTGTCAATTTAGGAGCGGAAGTAAATACTTTTGCTGATGAGATATCTCCTTTTCTAACCTTATCTAATGATGAATTATATTTTAGCTCGAATGGTAGAGTGGGGATGGGAGGATTTGATATCTATAAAACGAAATGGCCTATCAATAAAGGGGAAATTGAAAATATCGGCTTACCCATCAATACTTTTAGCAATGAACTTTCCTATCACCAGAAATTTAGTGGAGAAAAATATTGGTCGAGAGAGTTGCAGTCAGATGCCAAATACCCTCCATCTAAAATATTTTTTAATGATAAGGAAAAAGGTGGAGAAATTAATTTGGTTTTCGGGAATGTCATAAATGAGGTAGATAGTGCTAAGCTCAAAGCTAAGATTCAGATCTATGATTTGGAATTAGATAGCCTTGTTCAAGAAACCTATAGCAATTCGCTAGATGGCAGGTATAAGGTGATCATACCTAGGCCATCAGATTATGCTTTTTACGTAGAGGCATCCGGATATTTATTTCAATCTAAGAAATTAGAAGTAAATGAAAGAAGAACGGAATTAAATTTTGCTTTAAAACCAATAGAGAAAGGAGCTACTGTAGAATTAAATAATATTTATTTTGAATTTGATAGTTATGAGTTATCTGAGAGGTCGAAAAACGAAATAAATAAGATTGCTGACTTTCTGATTCAAAATCCAGAGGTAGCTATTGAGATTGGTGGATACACTGATGAAGTGGGCTCCAAAGAATATAATAAAGAGTTATCAAGAAAAAGAGCAAGTGCTGTTTATGATAAAATAATACAAAAAAACGGTGTTGATAAGGAAAAAATTAATATAGTAGGCTATGGAGCTAGAAAATTACCGTCAGGAGAATTCAAAAAGACTGTAATATTTAGAGTTTTGTAGAAGGTTTTTCTTTTTAATATTATATTAGAATATTAATATTTAAACAATTTCTTGAAAAAGAAGTTTATTTCAAATCTATTGTTTTATTGGCTTTATTGCCTATAATAGACTTGTTTAAAAGGAAAAGTATAGTTAATATTTGGTAAATAATTTTCAAGAAAAATTTATATTTTGTTAGGAATTTTGATTTGATATTATGTACTTTTAACCTTTAATTATTGTTAACCTAAACTAAAATAAGTATGAAGAAGATTCTACTAACATGTATGATGTTGGTGTTCGTGCTATATGCATGGGCGCAGGATCGCACCGTAAGCGGTAAAGTTACTGACTCCGAAACTGGAGAAGGCTTACCGGGTGTGAATGTTTTATTAAAAGGTACCGGTACTGGGGTCAATACTGACCTTGATGGAAATTATAAAATTTCCGTGCCATCCGAAGGTGGTACATTGGTTTTTACGTTTATTGGAATGTCAAAACAGGAAGTTTCAGTAGGCGCTAGGTCTATAATTGATGTTCAATTGGTGACAGATGTACAGCAGTTAAATGAAGTAATCGTCACGGCATCCGGTATTGAAAGAGAGGCCAGATCCACGGGGTACGCAGTACAGACTGTTGATTCGGAGGAAGTATTGAAGGCTAGAGAGGGTAACATCGCCAATGCTTTGGCAGGAAAGGTAGCCGGAGTGGACGTGAATGCTTCTTCAGGTACAGTGGGAGGATCGTCCCGTGTGGTAATCAGGGGTGTAAGTTCCATAGGTCAGGACAATCAGCCTTTGTATGTAGTAGATGGTGTACCTATCCAAAATACCAACATTGCTTCAGTGGATAGATTTTCAGGTGTAGATTACGGTAACCGTGCCGGTAACATAAATCCTGATGATATAGAATCCATGACAGTACTGAAAGGAGGAGCTGCTTCTGCCCTATACGGTCAGCGAGCGCGTAACGGTGTAATTGTTATCACCACCAAGAAAGGATCAAAGAACACCAAAATGTCAGTGACAGTCAATAGTTCAGTGAGATTTGATAGCCCTTTCCGTCTTCCTAACTATCAAAATATATATGGTCAGGGTTCGCAAAACAAGTTGGACAGTGCCTCATTGTCAAACTGGGGTCCAGAGATGGATGGTCGAACTTTCATTGCCCCTGATAGCTCATCGAGAAACTATACAGCCGTTCCTGATAACGTAGAAAACTTCTACAGAACTGGAAGAACCAATATCAATTCAGTTTCACTTGCTGGAGGAGATGAAAGTTCTACTTACCGTTTTGGTATTACGAAATTTGACCAGGAAGGTATAGTACCTAATACAGCATTGGAGCGATACTCATTCAACCTGAATGGCAGCAGAGACTTTAACAATAATTTCTACTCCAGCTTTAATGCGACCTACCAGCGATCAGATAATAATGGTCGTCCTGAGACAGGTTTCAATAACCCGAATGCAGTATCATCTATTGTTACTACGATCCCACGAAATATTGATTTGGAGTCGTATAGCGATCCGGAGGATTATTTGAACGAAGACGGAACCCCTGTTCCCTTTTTAGGAGTAAATCAGAACCCTTACTTCTCTTTAAATGAGAACATATTTACCCAGCAGGTAGACAGGCTTTTCGGTTACGGTTTGGTAGGATTCAGGCCAACAGACTGGATAAACATATCTTGGAGATTGGGAACAGATGTGATATTCGATAGAAGAAAGCAAATCTACCGAGTAGGATCAAACGGGAACGCAGATGGAGCATTATGGGAGGATAGAATTTTTGAATCCCAGACCAACTCAGATTTATTGTTAACCATCAATAGAGACATTACCGAAAAATTTAACCTGAATATGATTTTAGGCCACAACGTCAATGATATCTCAGTAGAGACCTTATTTAACAGAGGCCAGGAGCTGGTGGATCCCAACTTATTTGTGGTTCAAAATGCGGTTTCTACAGAAATCAATTACAGGGTACCTTCTAGAAGAAGGTTGGTAGGTGCGTTTTTTGATGCAGGCTTCTCATGGGACAACTACTTGTTCTTAAACATCACAGGCCGTAATGACTGGAACTCTACCTTGCCGAAGGATAACAAAAGCTACTTCTTCCCTGGAGTAAGTGCCAGTGCAGTTTTGACTGATGCCTTTGATTTTGGTTCTGATATAGCCAACTTCATCAAAGTAAGAGCCAACTGGTCTCAGGTGGGTGGCGCAACAGACGAGTTCCAATTGCAATTCAGGTTCTTTCCTCAAACAAGTATATTCCAATTGTTTGGTGTAGACAATACTTATCCGTTCAACGGAATTCCTGGCTTTGCCGGTACCAGCGTGTTACCTAACAGAGAATTACGACCTGAAATTTCTACTTCCTATGAAATTGGTGGAGAATTTCATTTCTTCCTCAGCAGGTTGATTGTTGATGCAACCTACTATAACCAAACCACCGATGACCAGATCATCAGCGTGGACGTGGCGCCATCTACTGGTTTTTCTGCCTTTTTCTTGAATGCTGGAGCGATTGAAAACAGAGGAGTAGAGATCAAAATGAGCGGTACGCCAATCGAAGCAGGAGATTTCACATGGACTTCCACAGTTAACTTCGCTAGAAACGTGAACACTTTATTGTCATTGACAGATGACTTCGAGTTCGTTTCAGTGCCAGGCACAAGGACTGACCCCAGCTTACGTGCTTACATTGGAGAGTCTGTAGGTACTATATTTGGTTCAGATTGGAGAAGAGATGATGAAGGTAATCTTTTGATCAACCCTGACAACGGCCTTCGTCTGGATCAGGATGGTCAAAAGATTGGAAATATCGTGCCAGACTTCAGATTAGGTTTTCAAAATGAAATCAACTTCAAGGGAATTGCAATCAGTGCCCTGATCGACTGGAGACAAGGCGGACAAATTCATTCGCAGACTGTTCAAAGCTTGCGAGGAAGCGGATCAGTTGCAGAAACAGCTGTCGGAAGGGATTTAGCCTATATCGATAATGGCGTGATCCTTCTGGAAGAAGATGAAGACGGGAATGCCACCTCCACACGACCTAACGACATTCCAATTACTGCGCAACAATTCTGGGCCCAGCAAAATGGAGTGGATGCCGATGGTGTGTTCGATGCTACTTACGTGAAGTTAAGAGAGGTGAGCGCATCCTATACGCTACCAAGCTCGTGGATGGGTAATTTACCGATAAACAGCTTATCGTTTGGTATCGAAGGTCGTAACTTGGCATTGCTGTACTCTAAGATACCACATATCGACCCAGAGGTTAGTTTCTATGGCTCAGGTAATGCGCAAGGTATAGAGGCATTCAACTTGCCAACAACTCGATCTTTAGGTGTAAATGTTAAGTTGACATTTTAATTAAAATACAGATAATCATGAAAAAATACATATTTATATTTTTGATCGGATTAGTGACATTAACATCCTGCGAAGATGATTTTCTTGATGTTAACACCGATCCTACTGCCTCAACAGAAGTTCCTCCAGGTACTTTGTTGATGAACGCATCAATTGCCCTTTCCCAGAACAGGTTGAATACCCTGAGCCCTGACGGAGCGGCATATATTCAGCACCATAAACCAATTGTTGTACTTACTGCCCCTGATACCTATGGTTTCAGCGAAATCGGTAACAACAACTTCTGGGAGTTTTCTTTCTATCAGGATATCATCAAAGATCCTAATCTGGGAATTACCCTGGCTGAAGAGCGAGGTAACTTCAACGTGTCTGCCCAGTTAAAGCTTTTACAGGCTTTCGCATGGATACATGGGGTTGACAGATGGGGAGAGATGCCTTTCTTTCAGGTGAATAACCCTGAATTCCCTAATCCGATGTTTGACGAAGGAGCAGAGATATACCAAGGCATCATTGACTTAATAAATGAGGCACTGGATCAGATTGACCTTGACCAGCAGGTTGAACCATTCACCATCGTGGCCTTCGATCATATTTACGGAGGAGACATGAATAAGTGGGAGGCTTTTGGGAATAGCTTGAAGTTGAGAGCCCTTATGCGTCTTTCTTATGTAGAAAACAGAGATGCTGAAATCAGTGCCCTTTTAGGGTCAGGAGTGAATTTCATCGATGCCCTTGATGGATCGGAAGATGCGGTTTTCAGATATTTCAATAACAGACCTAATCAGAATTTTGATTACGCTACCTTTGATAATTTTACCCAGTTTAATTCATTTCTACCAAGTGCAAGCAACAGGGTTCATCAGGCATGGCGTTTGGCATCAAACCGTATGGTTACCTTGCTGACGGACGACAATGACCCGAGGTTGAACTCCTTCTTTGTGCCTTTCTATTCACAACCAGATGGCTATGCATTTACAGGTGCAGTGAATGGTTCAGCACCACTTCCGGATGCAGCAGAAAGAGGTTTCGTATCTCCATTCTACATTCGACAGGATGCACCTGATGTGTGGTTTGCTGCCTCTGAATATTGGTTATTGGTGGCAGAAGCCTACCAGCGAGGTCTTGTTTCTGGCGATGCGCAGACTGCTTTTGCCAATGGTGTTATCGCTCATATGAATATATTCGATGGTACTGCACAGGAGATATCCGATGCCGACAAGGATGCTTACATTGCGGCAAATACACTTGCCTCTAAAGGAGATGCTACTTCATTCATCCAGACAGAGCTTTATAAAGCACTATTTGGAAACGGTGTTGAAGCATGGTCGCACTGGAGAAGAACCAAACGTCCTGCATTGACTCCGGCCGTGGGAGGTCCAATTACTACTGTAATTAGCAGAATCCCACTTCCTCAGTCACCACTAGGAGCAAACAGCAATGCACCTGAGGTGTCGAAACTTAGAGATGTTCCAGTATTTTTTGAAAGACAAGAATAATTTATAAGATATGAAAAAACTGATATATTTAATATTTGCCCTAGTTGTTTTTGCCTCCTGTGAGGAGGACTATGATAATCCTATAGAGGGACTAGAAACGACTAATTTGTTTGTACAGTTAGGTGCCAATACGCCTGATTCAGTTAGTTTGACCGAGGGCGAAATGACACAGTCATTGACCATTCAGGCGCCAATTTCTGCTAACCAGAATTTATTGGCCTCTCTTACTTTTGAAGGTTCTGCCGTTTATGGCACCGACTTCATCATTGAGACGCCAGATGGTGACTTCCTTGTTTCAGCTGATGCAGACGGAGCGGTGATCCGGGTACCATTCTTACCCGCTAAGCCGAATGAATTTGTAACAGACCAGGTTTCATTCATTATTTCTTTTGCCGAGAACTTTATCCAGGATGGCGACAAAGATCTTACTGTCACTTTAACAGGTGCTACCGGTGAGGAGAATTCCGGTGTTACCTTAGATGGAGGTCGTGGGTCAATACGTAGACAGTTCTATATCGAAATCGCAGATAACGATTGTGGAAATCTTGCTGGTCTCTATGATGTTGAAGGTGATGTTCTTGTCTCTGACCTTGGTCCATTGACCTATAATTATGATGAAGCATTAGGGTTAGCTGATTGTACACAAGAAGGAATTTATCCAGTTGTAGATATTACTGGAGGACTTTGGAGTGATGGATATGCTAATCTTTATGGAACGTCAGCTATAAATGCTTTAATCACTATTAATAGCACAAATAATGAGGTTACATGGGGTACGGTAAGCGACCAGTTCGGTGGAGCAATCATTCAAGATCCAGTGCAGCCAGTTAGTAACTATGATCCATCTTCCAACACAGTTACAATTTACTGGACTGCGACAGCATATAATGAAAGAGGTGTTACTACTTACACATTACAATAATCAGAGTTTAATTTTTCAAAAAGCTTGTACTTTTGTACAAGCTTTTTTTATGCCTTTTGAATTAAATTAATTCAGATCTGTATAACTATTTTGATTATTAAATGACGTAATTATGGAAAGTAACGCTTTCATTATCGCTTTAAAAGTAAGGTATAGAGTCAGGGGAAATTTTAATTGGAAATAGTAAATGGATGATATATATTGCCTTTCATTTCCCTTTTTATCTATTATCTTTGAGCCGTGAACCGACTCAAACCCATTTTATATTTATTTGGAGGCGCGATATTACTTTATTTAGTCAGCCTTCTCTTTTCTGATATATTAATATATATCATCATTTCCCTGATAATTTCAACTATCCTACGTCCTTTAGTAGGTTATTTAAATAGCTTATATTTTTATGGATACAAACTGCCAAAGGTCTTTACTATTATAATATCATTTACCGTCTTTATAGGATTTATCGTCCTTTTTGTGGGGCTGTTTATTCCTTTGGTTTCAGAGCAAATCCAAATTCTGAGTAAACTCAATTATGATAATCTCTATAATAGAATTACAACCCCAATTCAATCAATTGAAGTATTTTTAATTAATTCTATTCCTAATATTGGAGAGCAAGGATTTCTGATTGACCGATTAAAGGAGAGTTTTACGAACTTTGCTCAAACAGTAGATTTTAGTTACGTATTAAATAATTTTATTTCCATTACAGGTAGTATTTTCGTTGCTATTTTGGCAGTTCTTTTTATTACTTTCTTTTTACTTTATGAAAAAGGCTTAGCTAGAAGAAAATTTATCCAATTAATTCCCAATAAATACTTTGAGGTATCTATTGGGGCTATTTATAAAATCGAAAAGCTCCTTTCCAATTATTTATTAGGACTATTATTTCAAATGATTTCAATATTTACAATTGCGTCTGTTGGGCTAAGTATTTTCGGGATCAAATATGCTGTGACTATTGCGGTATTTGCAGCAGTTGCTAATCTTATACCTTATGCAGGGCCAATTTTAGGGGCAACTTTTGGGATTATAGTAGGGGTTACTACTGGTGGGATTTTCGAACTTAGTAATGAACTTTTCCTCTTAGTGGTAAAGATTGTGTCGGTTTTTGCAGTAGTTCAGATCACCGATAATATTGTATTGCAACCACTTATTTTTTCAAAAAGTGTAAAAGCCCATCCATTAGAGATTTTTGTTATTATCTTTGCAGGCGCATCCTTGGCAGGGGTGATAGGAATGATAGCAGCTATTCCGGTTTATACCGTTATAAGAGTAGTGCTGATTGAACTTTATCAAGGATACAAGCAATATAAGATTTTTCAGAATTAAATAATTTATTTTCATGGGGTTACAGTGTGGTATTGTTGGTTTACCAAATGTTGGAAAGTCAACTTTGTTTAACGCACTTTCGAATGCGAAAGCTGAAGCGGCAAATTTTCCTTTTTGTACAATTGATCCAAATGTGGGCGTTATCAGCGTTCCAGATGAACGGTTGAATATTTTAGAAGAACTAGTCAATCCTAATAAGGTAGTGCCGACTATCATTGAATTTGTGGATATAGCAGGTTTGGTAGAAGGAGCAAGTAAAGGCGAAGGCTTAGGGAATAAATTTCTTGGCAACATCCGTGAGGTTGATGCCATTGTTCATGTTGTAAGATGTTTTGAAGATGATAATATTACACATGTTTCTGGAAGGGTAAATCCAGTAGCGGATAAAGATATTATTGATACTGAATTGCAATTGAAAGATCTGGACTCAGTAGAAAAGAAAATTCAGAAGACGGAAAAAATTGCTAGATCAGGAGATGCCAATGCTAAAAGAGAAATGGCAATCCTAACTCAATATAAAGATGTATTAGAAGATGGTAAAAATGCCAGGACGCTAAAATTATCAAAAGAAGAGAAAGAGCCTGTCCGTGATTTAATGCTTTTAACTGATAAACCAGTAATTTATGTTACGAATGTGGAAGAATCTGCAGCGGTATCTGGAAATGAATGGGTTGAAAAGTTTAAAGAATATGTAAAAGATGAGGAGGCTGAAGTAATAGTAGTCAGTGCGGCAATTGAATCTCAAATAGCTGAATTTGATGATCTTGATGAGAAGGCCATGTTCTTGGAAGAATATGGGTTAACAGAATCAGGATTAAATAAATTGATTCGAGCCTCCTATTCTATTTTGGATCTAATCACCTACTTCACAGCTGGTAAACAAGAAGTTCGTGCCTGGACAATTAAAAAAGGCTGGAAAGCACCACAAGCTGCTGGTGTTATCCATACCGATTTTGAAAAAGGCTTTATCAAAGCTGAAGTAATTAAATTGGATGATTACCAAAAATATAAAACGGAACAAGCTTGTAAAGAAGCTGGAAAAATTTCAATTGAGGGCAAGGAATATGTGGTCAAGGATGGTGATATCATGCATTTTCGATTTAATGTGTAAATTTTCTTAGAATTTTATAAACAATTTTATATCACGATTGGTCTTATAACAAAATAATGAATCGTGAGAGTAAGACTAATTTTTAAAAATAAGGAGAAAGGGGCAACGGTTCCATTTCATCACCAATACTATTTGTTTAGATTTTTTAAAGGACTAATCAAAAAGTGTGGTAAAGAAGAATATAGGGATTTCAAGCACTACAATTTTTCTGGTTTAAAAGGGCAAACCACAGTTAGTAAAACTGGATTGCATTTCTATAGCTCAAAAATAACGGTTGTTTTTTCTTGCTCCAATAAAGATTTTATCGATAGCATAATTGAAGTTTTATTCAGTCTTCCTGAAATTAAATTAAATGGATTAACCATAATTCCCCATACCGTTGAATTAGAAAATGAAATTGAATTCAAAGAGGAGACTAGATATATATGTATTTCACCTCTAATACTGCTAACTCCGGAATTTTCCAGTGATGAGGGTAAAAAGTTTATTATTCCTGGATCAAATGAATTTGTGGATCATTTAAGATCTGCTTTACTAGAAAAGAATCAATTAAATGATTTTGGAGGTTTTGAATTCTATCCTGACAAACAATATTTAAAAAAATTAGAAGATAGGGGTAAAAAATATTCCAGAGTATATCCTATATTCGATCAAGATGTGCCTTACGAAGTTAGGGGTTATACTTTTCCGTTTACTTTAAAGGGATCTCCTGAGCTCCATCAATATTTATTTGAGTGTGGATTGGGGTTGTTTAACGACAAAGGATTTGGCATGTTGGATTTAGCAGAAGTGACACCTGGCAGTCAAACAGTTCCATATTTTACTGGGCAGCTCGAGAATTAAATTGAGTATAACCAATTAATTTATCATAACGGAGTTGAGGATTCCTATAGTAAACTAAGATATCATAAGTATTTTCTGTGTCATTATAGCTTCCATCTACTGGGTTAACTTCTTCCCCTTTCACATAATACGTGTATTCATAATATCCTTGCTTCATTAAGAAGCTGCTTTGATAATTACCTGTATTAACATTGTATTTCATTCTGTTGGGATTACTTAATTGCCAATTATTAAACTCTCCGACTAGGTAAACTTCCCCCAATTCTTGTGGAGCATTCAACTCAAAGTTAGTTAAAAGATAATCAGAGACTAAAGGAGTGTTTTGTCTTTCTATATTCCCGATAACAAATGCACCGTTGCGGTCTTCCCATTCTCGGTATGCTTCTGAAGAGCGAACTGCGTCCGGTCTTGCTGTTACTGTAATGGGTTTAGTATCTTTATTAATGTTTGCAACATTATTCCCTTTAAAATTAACTGTGGTTAAATCAATAAAGCGAAATTCATTATTACCTGGGAAATTCAATTCACCATTATAAAATTTGTAAACCAATCTTTTATTGCCATCTAAAATCCTTAATGGATCGGGTGCCTCTTTTGCAAATAACCAACTCTTGTTTTGCCTAACTACAGGGTAAATGTCCGTGGCTGTATTCAAAATATTAATTCGGTTCAACATTATTTCAAATTCTATTTCCTGATGAGTTCTTCTATTAGTAACCACATTGGATGGAATAATTTTAAAATCAATGCTTGACTTATTTTCATACACCATAAATCTTTCACTTAGAATAATATTAGCTTCATTATTATTTTGATATACAACCAATAGGTAATTCCCTGAAAGACTTACTTTTGGTAGTTGAAATTCATAATGAATATACCCCATTTTCGTGTCGAAAGAAAACTCGTAATCTCTGATTGGAAATTGATTATATTCTTCAAGGTAATCCATCGACTGTAAATTACTTTTTTGCTTCCAATCCTTATCGCAATGGAAAATTTTTGCTTGAAATTGTTTTTGTTCTTCCGAGATGTCATCAAAGGTAAGTAGTAATCTGTCGTTTTCACCTAATTCTATCACAGGGTTATCCGTGGAAATCATTTTGTCTCCATTCAATTGCACTAGTTGAACAGTCTTGATACTTTCCTTATAACTTTTATTTATAAATTCTAAATCAGGATAGTAGGTTCTAGTGCTATTTGATTGTGTGTTTTGAACTGGCACACAAGCACTTGCTAAAAATAAAATTGGTAAAAATACGATGATAAAATAAAAATAATGTTTCATTCCAACCTTTAATTTGTAATTTGGGTCTAATATAAACAGAATCCTCAAGGTTTTTGTCATGCCTAGAACCAAAGAACTTATAAAAGGTTGCCAGAATGGCGACAGAAAGAGCCAATATCAACTCTATCAACAATTTTCCTCAGGGATGATGGCGGTAGCTATGCGCTATTCAAAATCAACTCAAGAGGCAGAAGATATTTTGCAAGAAGGATTTATTAAAATATTTCAAAATATTTCAAAATTCAGAGGAGAATCAAGTATAGGATATTGGATTAAAAGAATCATTATCAATACAGCATTAAATCATCAAAGAAGTAAATTATATCTCTATCCAATGGTGGACGTAGATGATTTAAAAGAGGGCATGATGTCCTTATCGGTAGATAATTTGGCAGTAGAAGATTTAATGGATTTGGTTCAGCAATTGCCAACTGGATGTCAGGTTATTTTTAACTTATATGCTGTTGAAGGTTATCAACATAAAGAAATAGCGGAAATGCTCGATATAAATATTGGAACTTCAAAATCTCAATACGCTAGAGCAAGGAAAATATTAATGGAACAATTAGAAAAACAAAGTAAGTGGGGGAATGAAAGATTTCAATAAAGATAATTTCAACGATTCTATACGCAATAAATTTGCCAATGCTGAAGTTCAGCCGGGAAATAATGTATGGGAAGGAATTGAAGCCGAGCTTTTAAAGCAGGACAATAGAATAATGCAAAAAAAGGCAGCTTTTTACAGAAATGTTGCAGCTGCTGTAATACTGATTGCGATGGTTTCAATCTATTTCAATTTACAGGATTTTACTTTCAGCACTAATCAAAGTAACGCTTTTGCTCCAATTGAATTGGAGGAGCAAAAAGATCAAATTTTTATTAGTGAGAACAATGATGTTCTGACAAAACCTAAATCATTAAGTACTGCCGATGGTGATAATACTATATTCGAGAATGGTAATGAGAATACTACTTTAGCTCTTTTAGGGAATGTAACTAATCAGGAAAAAAATACTACAATCATTACAGATAATCAAAAAAGGGATGTTATTGCATCTTTAGATGGCCCATCTGCTATATTAATTTCAAAACTTAAAGGTAAAACTCCATCTGATTTTGAATTGCCTCAATTAGAAATGGAAGTTAAAGGAGTATCTTATTTTGCAGTTAGCAATTTAGAAAAACCAAAAGAAAAATCTGAGTTAGCATGGAATACTAATGTTAATGTAGGCTCTGGAAGTTTTAACCCCAATTCTGAAATTACTTCTTCACCGATAAATTCAACAGTGTCTACTTTAAATAGTCCTGGCACTGCAGGTAGAACTACTGGAGAAACTGTTGATGCTTACAGTCAAGAAAGAGAAGCAGTGCAAGAATTAAGCTCGGCACCTATGAGAAGTAATGTTTCCTTTACTATAGGGCTGCATGCTGGCATTGTATTAAACGATA harbors:
- a CDS encoding SusC/RagA family TonB-linked outer membrane protein — encoded protein: MKKILLTCMMLVFVLYAWAQDRTVSGKVTDSETGEGLPGVNVLLKGTGTGVNTDLDGNYKISVPSEGGTLVFTFIGMSKQEVSVGARSIIDVQLVTDVQQLNEVIVTASGIEREARSTGYAVQTVDSEEVLKAREGNIANALAGKVAGVDVNASSGTVGGSSRVVIRGVSSIGQDNQPLYVVDGVPIQNTNIASVDRFSGVDYGNRAGNINPDDIESMTVLKGGAASALYGQRARNGVIVITTKKGSKNTKMSVTVNSSVRFDSPFRLPNYQNIYGQGSQNKLDSASLSNWGPEMDGRTFIAPDSSSRNYTAVPDNVENFYRTGRTNINSVSLAGGDESSTYRFGITKFDQEGIVPNTALERYSFNLNGSRDFNNNFYSSFNATYQRSDNNGRPETGFNNPNAVSSIVTTIPRNIDLESYSDPEDYLNEDGTPVPFLGVNQNPYFSLNENIFTQQVDRLFGYGLVGFRPTDWINISWRLGTDVIFDRRKQIYRVGSNGNADGALWEDRIFESQTNSDLLLTINRDITEKFNLNMILGHNVNDISVETLFNRGQELVDPNLFVVQNAVSTEINYRVPSRRRLVGAFFDAGFSWDNYLFLNITGRNDWNSTLPKDNKSYFFPGVSASAVLTDAFDFGSDIANFIKVRANWSQVGGATDEFQLQFRFFPQTSIFQLFGVDNTYPFNGIPGFAGTSVLPNRELRPEISTSYEIGGEFHFFLSRLIVDATYYNQTTDDQIISVDVAPSTGFSAFFLNAGAIENRGVEIKMSGTPIEAGDFTWTSTVNFARNVNTLLSLTDDFEFVSVPGTRTDPSLRAYIGESVGTIFGSDWRRDDEGNLLINPDNGLRLDQDGQKIGNIVPDFRLGFQNEINFKGIAISALIDWRQGGQIHSQTVQSLRGSGSVAETAVGRDLAYIDNGVILLEEDEDGNATSTRPNDIPITAQQFWAQQNGVDADGVFDATYVKLREVSASYTLPSSWMGNLPINSLSFGIEGRNLALLYSKIPHIDPEVSFYGSGNAQGIEAFNLPTTRSLGVNVKLTF
- a CDS encoding SusD/RagB family nutrient-binding outer membrane lipoprotein, whose product is MKKYIFIFLIGLVTLTSCEDDFLDVNTDPTASTEVPPGTLLMNASIALSQNRLNTLSPDGAAYIQHHKPIVVLTAPDTYGFSEIGNNNFWEFSFYQDIIKDPNLGITLAEERGNFNVSAQLKLLQAFAWIHGVDRWGEMPFFQVNNPEFPNPMFDEGAEIYQGIIDLINEALDQIDLDQQVEPFTIVAFDHIYGGDMNKWEAFGNSLKLRALMRLSYVENRDAEISALLGSGVNFIDALDGSEDAVFRYFNNRPNQNFDYATFDNFTQFNSFLPSASNRVHQAWRLASNRMVTLLTDDNDPRLNSFFVPFYSQPDGYAFTGAVNGSAPLPDAAERGFVSPFYIRQDAPDVWFAASEYWLLVAEAYQRGLVSGDAQTAFANGVIAHMNIFDGTAQEISDADKDAYIAANTLASKGDATSFIQTELYKALFGNGVEAWSHWRRTKRPALTPAVGGPITTVISRIPLPQSPLGANSNAPEVSKLRDVPVFFERQE
- a CDS encoding OmpA family protein, with the translated sequence MNFKIIFLSIIIMFFSLTLFSQDYKWRTERLVEKSKEALYQRDWDAAVQYMDDAIALEPENHHLYLEKATLFYGINDLNKVVTSLEKAFSLEEKWPAKYNDYYFILGKESFDRGNYALAKKPLEIYQRKGFKEDYLKMTDIITQSIDFALEELEKVPTNNEEIKSIESDKIFRSIYFPFFTLYPSEFLYFTGQRTGSLAEGIYRAKLSGNQFENVEEVPVINTKENEGAAAISADGRVMVFTSCNKRDGFGSCDLYISYYEGDEWQKPENLGVSVNSNAWESQPFLSSDGRFLIFSSNRKGGFGKRDLYYSRKEGDEWMEAVNLGAEVNTFADEISPFLTLSNDELYFSSNGRVGMGGFDIYKTKWPINKGEIENIGLPINTFSNELSYHQKFSGEKYWSRELQSDAKYPPSKIFFNDKEKGGEINLVFGNVINEVDSAKLKAKIQIYDLELDSLVQETYSNSLDGRYKVIIPRPSDYAFYVEASGYLFQSKKLEVNERRTELNFALKPIEKGATVELNNIYFEFDSYELSERSKNEINKIADFLIQNPEVAIEIGGYTDEVGSKEYNKELSRKRASAVYDKIIQKNGVDKEKINIVGYGARKLPSGEFKKTVIFRVL